A part of Rhodamnia argentea isolate NSW1041297 chromosome 8, ASM2092103v1, whole genome shotgun sequence genomic DNA contains:
- the LOC115744762 gene encoding thiosulfate sulfurtransferase 18: protein MASLESSGPEVVTIDVLAARDLVSSGHRLLDVRTEEEFKEGHPKAEDVLNIPYLFATPEGRVSNPRFMEQVSSAYGLEDRIVVGCRSGARSLSAGADMLKAGYKHVWNMGGGHLAWVDKGLPVKKPLEEEMKLHRGPKAEEVTKEEKLEVVN from the exons ATGGCTTCTCTCGAAAG CTCTGGACCAGAAGTGGTCACTATCGACGTTCTCGCAGCCAGGGATCTGGTCAGCTCCGGCCACCGTTTGCTAGACGTGAG GACCGAAGAAGAATTCAAGGAGGGTCACCCCAAGGCGGAGGACGTCTTGAACATTCCCTACCTCTTCGCCACCCCGGAAG GTAGAGTGAGCAATCCTCGGTTCATGGAGCAAGTTTCATCTGCCTATGGGTTGGAAGATCGCATCGTGGTG GGATGCCGGAGCGGAGCCCGATCGCTGTCTGCCGGAGCCGACATGCTTAAAGCC GGATACAAGCATGTGTGGAACATGGGAGGAGGCCATCTAGCTTGGGTTGACAAGGGATTGCCCGTGAAGAAGCCACTCGAGGAGGAGATGAAACTTCACCGTGGCCCAAAGGCTGAGGAAGTCACAAAGGAAGAGAAACTCGAAGTGGTTAATTAA